In Chryseobacterium sp. C-71, the genomic window AATTTACTCTTGGAGTTATCGCTTTTTTGGTTGGCGGAAGTCTGTGCAACCAGTTTTCCTGAGTTGTCCCTTTCATCACGAGTAAACTTCCGTTTTCAAGCATCAAATCAATTCTTTCTTTGGAGAATTTATGTTTAAAAGAAAATTTGCGTTCCGCTCCGAAAGTGAGAGAAGCAATCGCTCCATGTTTCTTTAAATCTTTTTCGCCGTCGCTGTGATAGGCCATTCCTTCGCTTCCATCGTGGTATAAATTCAGAAGGCATGAATTGTAAGTTTCGCCGGAAACTTCTTCACACTTTTGTTTTAAAGCCAATAGTTCAGGAGTCCAGAGTTTAGCATATTTTGTTCGATTGGAATAGGTGTATTCAAATTGTTTTTCACCAAACCAAGCAACTTTTCTTTTGGTGATAATCAGTTTTCCAAAAATCACAGCCTCGTCATTTTCCCAGAGAATGTTATTGAATAAATATTGATAATATTTTCCACATTCAGCATCAGAAAAGATCTTTCCGTAATACTCAACTCTTCCATCTTTAGGAAGAATATTAATGGGAAAATCGTGCATTTCTTCAAATAGATTCATCAGTTTTATTTATTATTTAGATTAAATATTGAAAGACAAATCGCACAAATATTTTCACGAATAAGCACAAAAAATCTGTGAAAATCTGTGTGATCTGCGGGAGAAAATTATTTAAAGTAAAACAGAATCATCAGAATAAATTTTCGCACTTTCCCAACCAATGATCAATTGTTTTCTGTCACTTCCCCACATATAACCTCCAATTTTTCCCGAAGATTGTATCACTCTGTGACAAGGAATTAAAAATGCAACAGGATTACTTCCGATTGCCGTTCCAACTGCTCTTGAAGCTTTTGGATTTCCAATTTCATTCGCTAAATTTCCGTAGGTTGATAATTTTCCAAGTGGAATTTTCAGTAAGCTTTCCCAGACTTTGAGCTGGAAATCGGTCCCTTCTAAATGAAGTTTTATCGTGTTGAGTTTCGTCCAGTCTTTATTAAAAATTGACAAAGCATTCTGTTGAAATTCATCTTCCTTTTCCATAAAAGATGCATTGGGAAATTTATTTTGTAAATCTCTCAATGCATTTTCTTTATCTTCTTCGAAAGCCATATAACAGATTCCTTTTTCTGTGGAAGCTGTGATTATTTTTCCAAATGGGCTTTCAGAAAAACTGTAACTGATCTTTAAATTTTTACCGCCGTTTTTATACTCTGCAGGTGACATTCCTTCAATCTTCACAAACAAATCGTGCAATCTGCTCGTACTTGAAAGTCCTGTCTCTAAAGTTGCATCAAACAACGTAGCTTTTTCTTCTTTTAATAAACTTTTCGCATGCTCGAGGCTGATAAACTGCAAAAATTTCTTTGGACTTGTTCCTGCCCAATCTGTAAATATCTTCTGAAAATGTGCCGGACTCAAATTGGCCTTTTCAGCAACTTCATCCAAATTGGGTTGAAGTTTAAAATTGCTTTGGATATAGTGGATTGCTTTGGCAATTCTCTGATAATCTATTTCGTCTTGTGTGGACATTTACATTTTGTTTTGTATCACAAATTTCCAAAGAAAAACCGAAAGAAAAAATCCGTTTCGTGTGGAATTTTTATTTAATTTAATTGATAAGTAGTTTATTGATTACATGAAAAGAAAGCGAACTGCTGATTTTTACCGCAAAAGGAACAAAAGAAATGATTGGGAATAGAGAATTACAGAAGTTTGCAAAATGTAATACTCTTATTTTGCTTCCTTTTAATAATCTTATATTCCAGTTGAATCTTTTGTTTCTTTTTCGGTTAAAGCTTCCAATCAATTTTCCCTACCTTTGTCAAAAATTCAATACATGTCCTTAAAAGCTGTGCTGTTCGATATGGATGGCGTTATTGTAGATACAGAACCTTTGCACAGAAAAGCATATTTCAAAACATTTAATCAATTGGGAATTGAGGTTTCGGAAGAACTTTACACATCGTTCACAGGTGCTTCAACGAAGAGAGTTTGTGACACGTTAATTCATCAATTCAATCTTTCTCAAACCTTTGAAGAGATTGCAGGCATCAAGAGAGCACACTTCAAAGATTACTTCTATCATGATGAAGAGTTTGATTTAATTCTCGGCGTCAGAAAACTTATCGAGCATTATTATGAAAACGGAGTTACTCTGATTCTCGCATCTTCCGCAACAATGACGACCATCAACATGGTTTTTGAAAAATTTGAACTTGAAAAATATTTTAGTGGAAAAATCAGCGGTGCCGATTTGAAAGAATCAAAACCTCATCCTGAGATTTTCATTAAGGCTGCTGAAATGGCAAACGAACCTACTGAAAACTGTATGGTCATTGAAGATTCTACCAACGGAATATTGGCGGCAAATCGTGCCAATATTTTCTGTGCAGCGTATAAAAGTCTGCATACTCATAATCAGGACTACAGTTTGGCGAATATTATCGTTTCAGATTATTCTGAGTTGGAAGTTGGCAAGATTTCGAAATTCTTTTAAATAAAAAGCAGCTCTCAAAAAACTGAGAGCTGCTTTTGTAAGTTTAGGCTAAAGCCAATTGATTTTTTATTTTATGAAAACGGGCTAAAGCCCATTCCTATTGAATGACTTAGTAACCCAATATCTTCAAAATATCTTCAGGTTCCTGTCTTTCTCTAAAGATTTCATATTGGAATTCTCCATTTTCATCTTTCTGAATCAGGATATGTCTCGGCTGAGGCATCAAACAGTGATGAACTCCGCCGTAACCTCCGATGGTTTCCTGATATGCTCCGGTATGGAAAAAACCTATGTATAACGGTTTTGTATCGCTGAAAACAGGCAAATAAATTGCGTTCGTATGCTGTTCAGAATTATAATAATCATCAGAATCACAAGTCAAACCGCCCAAGAAAACTCTTTCGTAAGAATCTTCCCAACGGTTTAACGGAAGCATAATGAAGTGTCTGGAAATCGCCCAGGTATCAGGAAGTGTAGTCATGAAAGATGAATCGATCATGTTCCATTTTTCTCTGTCGTTCTGACGCTTCTGAGAAATGATTTTATATAAATTGGCGCCACTTTCTCCTACTGTAAAGCTTCCGAATTCAGTGTAAATATTTGGTTCTTCTACTCCTTCCTCTTCACAGAATTTTTTAATCTGAGAAACGATTTCCTCTACCATGTATTGATAATCGTAATCGAAATTCAAAGAAGTTTTGATTGGAAAACCACCACCGATGTTCAATGAATTTACTTCGGGAGCAATTTTCTTCAAACGTGCGTAAACTCGAAGACATTTGTACAGTTCATTCCAGTAATACGCCGTGTCTTTAATTCCGGTATTGATGAAAAAGTGAAGCATTTTCAGTCTTGCATTCGGGTGTTCTGCAATTTTCTGGCTGTAATATGGGATAATATCTTTGTATCCGATTCCTAATCTTGAGGTATAGAATTCAAATTTAGGCTCTTCCTCTGAAGCGATTCTGATTCCGATGTCAAAAGTGGTATCGATGCTTTCCGTTAATTTATCAAGCTCACGGTAATTATCCAAAATCGGAGTAATGTTTTCAAAACCACTGTTGATCATATCTGAAATTTTCGCCAGATAATCGTCAGTTTTAAAACCGTTGCAGATCACTTCAATATCTTTGGTCACTTTACCTTCGTTGTAAAGCGATTTCACAATATCCATGTCGTAAGCCGAAGACGTTTCGATAGAAATATCGTTCTTCAAAGCTTCTTCAATCACAAATTTGAAATGGCTGGATTTTGTACAGTAACAGTATCTGTAGTTTTTTTTGTAATCGATTTTCTCAAAAGCTTCCTTGAACCAGCCTTTTGCTTTTTGAATATTTTGAGAAATCTTCGGGAGGTAACTTACCTTAAGAGGCGTTCCAAACTTCTCAACAACTTCCATCAAAGGAATATCGTGAAAAGACAAATTGTTCTCAGAAACATTGAATTCTTCCGTTGGAAAATACAATGTCTGATCAATAAGTTCCGAGTATTTTATTTTCATTTTTTGACAAGTGAATTAAGAATGCAAAATTGCTAAAAAAGTTTGATTTTTTAGTTTTAAATTTTCTTAAAGTTTTCACAGATTTTATATTACTGAAATCGTTATTTTCTATGTAAAAATCAGAGATAATTTCGACCGACAAATACCAGCAAATCTCCTCTTTGATATTCAATCGAAACATTCTCTTTAATTGCAAAATTTCTCGTTCCGATTCTTGAGGTAATGCTCAGATTTTCATCATTTAAAGCCCAATTTAGACCTTTTGTTGTAACTTTTTCAACAGTTGGAAAAGGGTATAGTGAAACGAGTTTATTTTTTACATCTTTCAAGACAAAAGTTTTAGGAATAAAAAAATATTCAGAAAACTCGTCATAAAATTTTATGTTTAAATTTTCTTTAAAGGTGTAAGCAACGGTGAGATTTCCTAAAAAATGATCCTGTTCTCCTCCACTTCCCCCAAAAACATCAATATTTTTAAAGCCTTTTTCTGCAATAATCTCTAAAGCTTTATGAAAATCGGTCTTTTCCTGATCAGGAGTGTAAATAAATTTATCTTCATATACATTTTCATCAACTCCCGAATGTGAATCAAAGTCGCCAGAGATAAAATCCAGTTTTTCTAAAGGGAAATTTAGATTTTTAAGATAATGAAATGCACCGTCAGTACAGGCAATCAAATCATAATTTTCAGGATCAGGAAATGATTTCGGAGCATCGCCGTTGATGAATAATAAAACTTTTGTCATTGAGCTGTTGTTTTATTGATTAATTCTTCAACGTTTTGCTCTGTTGTGATGATCCATTTCCCTACATTTTTACCGGGTCTTTTTTCTTCCACTTTTTTTACAAAACTTTTTGCGTCGATGATGTCTTCGGCATTGGGCTGCAATTCTATGTATTTCTTGTAGGTTTCGAGCATTCTGTCGACTTCATGATACGTTAAACCTTCTCTGTACAACAGCTTCCTGTAAGATCTTCCGATGTAATAATTTACCGCAAAATATTGTGAGGAATTTACATCAATCACAGGATAGGCTTTCTCAAAATAAGAAATTGCTTTTCTAAAATCCGGTACTTTTTTATTAAAATTATTGATTCCGCCATACCAAAGTGCAGCAGTAAATTCAGGTTGAATAGTCAAAATTTCGGTAATAACTTTTTCCGCTTCATCATTCTTATCCTGATTGATCAACGTCAAAGCCAATTGTGATTTTAAAATCGGATTTTCGGGACTTTCTTTCAAACCTTTTCTAAAAGTATTTTCAGCTTCAGAAAATTTATTTTTAGAGATCAATTCATCTCCTTCATCAAGATAAACCGTAATATCCTGAGAAAAAACAGAGTGAGAAAATAAAAGTATGAATAGTAGAAATATTTTTTTCATTTTATCTCTCGTTCGGATTCCAATATTCTTCCGGTTCGTTGTTGATTTTTGATATATATCTTGCCAAAACAAACAGATAGTCTGAAAGTCTGTTAAGATATTTTATCAATTCTGGCCGTACTTCTTCAGATTCATTTAAGAAAACCAATGAGCGTTCTGCTCTTCTGCAAATCGTTCTCGCAGCATGTAAAAAAGTGGCTGATCTTCCTCCACCCGGAAGGATGAAATATTGTAATGGTTCTAATTTTTCTTCAAAAGCATCCATCCAGTTTTCCAGTTCTTCAATTTCGGTGTCAGAAATAATTAAAGGAAGACGTGATTTCCCATTCGCTAACATCAGTTTATCAACCGGAGTTGCTGCTTCAGAACCGACTGTAAATAAGTCAAACTGAATTTTTTTCAGTTGTTTTAAAACTTCATCGTCCGTAATATGACTCTTTGAAATTCCGATAAAGGAATTGAGTTCATCAATATTTCCGTAGCTTTCTACTCGTGCGCTGGCTTTTGAAACTCTCGTGCCGCCGTACAAAGCGGTTTGTCCTTTATCTCCTGTCTTGGTATATATTTTCATAGGTAAATTATCTTGGTTTCTGAATGCCCATCAATCAAGGCTTTTCATGTTACTAAATTAGTTTTTTTTACAAAGAGGAAAAAATGAAAACACAAATGTTCTGGAAAAAAAACTGAATTCCTAGCCCGGATAGAAGCGGCATCCTTTTTTTGAAAAAAAAAGATACAGCGGATAGCCGGATTAAGCTCCTAAAAATTTAATAAAATAAAAAAGACCAACCCCGAAAGATTGGCCTCATTCAAAATTATTTATCTACCTCTACATATTTACAATTGAAACATTTGTGTATCGGATATCCATCTAACGTGAGAAATATTTAATTATTTGAAAAAAATTAAAATAATTTTTAAACATCAAAAATCCTACTGACAAACTGTTGTCATCAACCCGAATTATCTTTGTCATAAGATTAACAACTTAAAACAAAAATTATGACAACTACAGCAACTGCAACGACACAGTTTATCTCTTCAGCACAACTATTAGAGCATTGGCAAGGACACAGAAACCTGACAAGAAGAGTGATTGAAATGTTCCCTGAAAAAGAATTATTCGAGTTTTC contains:
- a CDS encoding tetratricopeptide repeat protein — encoded protein: MKKIFLLFILLFSHSVFSQDITVYLDEGDELISKNKFSEAENTFRKGLKESPENPILKSQLALTLINQDKNDEAEKVITEILTIQPEFTAALWYGGINNFNKKVPDFRKAISYFEKAYPVIDVNSSQYFAVNYYIGRSYRKLLYREGLTYHEVDRMLETYKKYIELQPNAEDIIDAKSFVKKVEEKRPGKNVGKWIITTEQNVEELINKTTAQ
- a CDS encoding cob(I)yrinic acid a,c-diamide adenosyltransferase — translated: MKIYTKTGDKGQTALYGGTRVSKASARVESYGNIDELNSFIGISKSHITDDEVLKQLKKIQFDLFTVGSEAATPVDKLMLANGKSRLPLIISDTEIEELENWMDAFEEKLEPLQYFILPGGGRSATFLHAARTICRRAERSLVFLNESEEVRPELIKYLNRLSDYLFVLARYISKINNEPEEYWNPNER
- a CDS encoding decarboxylase, whose protein sequence is MKIKYSELIDQTLYFPTEEFNVSENNLSFHDIPLMEVVEKFGTPLKVSYLPKISQNIQKAKGWFKEAFEKIDYKKNYRYCYCTKSSHFKFVIEEALKNDISIETSSAYDMDIVKSLYNEGKVTKDIEVICNGFKTDDYLAKISDMINSGFENITPILDNYRELDKLTESIDTTFDIGIRIASEEEPKFEFYTSRLGIGYKDIIPYYSQKIAEHPNARLKMLHFFINTGIKDTAYYWNELYKCLRVYARLKKIAPEVNSLNIGGGFPIKTSLNFDYDYQYMVEEIVSQIKKFCEEEGVEEPNIYTEFGSFTVGESGANLYKIISQKRQNDREKWNMIDSSFMTTLPDTWAISRHFIMLPLNRWEDSYERVFLGGLTCDSDDYYNSEQHTNAIYLPVFSDTKPLYIGFFHTGAYQETIGGYGGVHHCLMPQPRHILIQKDENGEFQYEIFRERQEPEDILKILGY
- a CDS encoding alpha-ketoglutarate-dependent dioxygenase AlkB, whose amino-acid sequence is MNLFEEMHDFPINILPKDGRVEYYGKIFSDAECGKYYQYLFNNILWENDEAVIFGKLIITKRKVAWFGEKQFEYTYSNRTKYAKLWTPELLALKQKCEEVSGETYNSCLLNLYHDGSEGMAYHSDGEKDLKKHGAIASLTFGAERKFSFKHKFSKERIDLMLENGSLLVMKGTTQENWLHRLPPTKKAITPRVNLTFRTIEE
- a CDS encoding HAD family phosphatase, yielding MSLKAVLFDMDGVIVDTEPLHRKAYFKTFNQLGIEVSEELYTSFTGASTKRVCDTLIHQFNLSQTFEEIAGIKRAHFKDYFYHDEEFDLILGVRKLIEHYYENGVTLILASSATMTTINMVFEKFELEKYFSGKISGADLKESKPHPEIFIKAAEMANEPTENCMVIEDSTNGILAANRANIFCAAYKSLHTHNQDYSLANIIVSDYSELEVGKISKFF
- a CDS encoding methylated-DNA--[protein]-cysteine S-methyltransferase; this encodes MSTQDEIDYQRIAKAIHYIQSNFKLQPNLDEVAEKANLSPAHFQKIFTDWAGTSPKKFLQFISLEHAKSLLKEEKATLFDATLETGLSSTSRLHDLFVKIEGMSPAEYKNGGKNLKISYSFSESPFGKIITASTEKGICYMAFEEDKENALRDLQNKFPNASFMEKEDEFQQNALSIFNKDWTKLNTIKLHLEGTDFQLKVWESLLKIPLGKLSTYGNLANEIGNPKASRAVGTAIGSNPVAFLIPCHRVIQSSGKIGGYMWGSDRKQLIIGWESAKIYSDDSVLL
- a CDS encoding thiamine diphosphokinase; this translates as MTKVLLFINGDAPKSFPDPENYDLIACTDGAFHYLKNLNFPLEKLDFISGDFDSHSGVDENVYEDKFIYTPDQEKTDFHKALEIIAEKGFKNIDVFGGSGGEQDHFLGNLTVAYTFKENLNIKFYDEFSEYFFIPKTFVLKDVKNKLVSLYPFPTVEKVTTKGLNWALNDENLSITSRIGTRNFAIKENVSIEYQRGDLLVFVGRNYL